The Victivallis sp. Marseille-Q1083 DNA window AGTCCGGGCCGGCCGGCCGGGCGATTTATCGCCGGAACAGCGGAACGTTCTGACGGCCGCGCTGCAGAAACTGCACCCGTGGCGGAAGGGGCCGTTCGAGATCGGCGGCGTTCTGATCGATACGGAATGGCGTTCCGACTGGAAATGGGAACGACTGCGCCGGCAGATTCAACCGCTGGCCGGACGGATGGTGCTGGATGTCGGCTGCGGCAGCGGTTACCATGCCTGGCGAATGGCCGGCGCCGGCGCGGAATGGGTGGTCGGCATTGAGCCGGCGCTGTTGTATGTCATGCAATTTTTCCTGTTGCGCCGCTGGTTGGAGCCGCGGGAAAATGTCCAGGTATTGCCGTTGGGCATTGAAATGCTGCCGCCGCGGATGCGGGTTTTCGATACGGTCTTTTCGATGGGAATCCTGTATCACCGGAGGTCGCCGCTGGATCATTTACTGGAATTGCGGCAGCTGTTGCGGCCGGGGGGAGAACTGGTGCTGGAAACCTTGGTCGTCGAAGGGGATGACGATCGGGTGCTGGTGCCGGAGGAGCGTTATGCCAGGATGCGGAACGTCTGGTTCATCCCGGCTTTGCCGCTGCTGGAACGCTGGTTGCGGCGCTGCGGCTTTTCGGCGGTCCGGACGGCGGATATCAGCGTCACCAGTGTCGAAGAACAGCGCTCCACCGCCTGGATGCGTTTCGAATCGCTGGCCGATTTTCTGAATCCGGAAAATCCGGCATTGACGGTGGAGGGGTATCCGGCGCCGCGGCGGGCGGTGCTGTTGGCCCGAGCCGATTAACCTGAATATTGATGTACAACAGAAACGGGAGGATGCAAGCATGGAAGGAACGAAAGCAAGTATTTGGGCCGGATTCGATGTCGGCAAGGCGAATTTTTCAGTCGCGCTGGATCAATTTACAGACAACAAGGCAAAGATTACCTCGAAATTTTAAACGCACGCCGGAAGGCGTCAAGCAATTCTTTCTGTGGGCAAAGAAAACCGTTCCGGAATATGATATTCGGATCGTAATGGAAAACACCGGCTGTTATTCGCAGCATTTGAGCGACTGGATTAATCAACTTCATAAAGTCTGAACTTGCCGCACAAAAGATAAGCTTGATGCATAAGCCATAGCCCGGTTCGGTACGGAACGCCGGCCCAAGCCTACGAATCGCCCGTCAAAAACGCTTCTGACCATTCGCGAACTTTCCCGCGAACGAACTGCTTGATTAAAGCTCGCGTCAATCTTCAAAGCCGCAGGATACGCTGACTTCTCCGATCGTTCGCAAAATCAATGCCCAGACGTTGGCGACTCTGACTGTTCAGATTGAAAAAATCGACAAAGAAATCAAGGACTGTGTGGTTCAAGATGAAGAGTTGTTTGTCGAAGTCCACATCATGACGACCATGCCGGGCGTGAGCTTCATTTCCGCCTGCAGCATACTCGCTGAAATCGGCTCGCTGAGACAGTATTCGGCGAAGGAACTTTCCTCTTTATCCGGCTTGGCGCCTCGAATTGTGGAATTCAGTTCAAGCGTTCATTCCTCTTATTTGAGCCGAAGATCATCAGGACGACTTCGGCAGATCCTTTATCGGGATTTGGTTCCCGGAGTTCCTAAAATTCCGCTTCTTCAGGAATTTCATCAGCATTTGATCGCCAAAAGCAAGAAAAAAATGACCGCTCGGTGTGCTTGCATACGGAAGATGCTTCTGATGCTTCGCTCAATGGTTGTTCATAAGACGCCATTCGATGAAGATTTTTCAAAAAATCATCAAAGAGCCCTTGACTTTGGATACACTATCTTTTGTCTGGAATACCGATGTTCAAAAAAATACCGGCCGGATGGAAGAAATCAAAAACAATACTGGATTTTTTTAAATAAAAAATAGTGGAATAAGCAATTTTTTTCAGTTTTTTTAGTGAAAAATAGTCGAAAAATACAAAAAACGCTCAGGAAAAATCC harbors:
- a CDS encoding transposase, producing MATLTVQIEKIDKEIKDCVVQDEELFVEVHIMTTMPGVSFISACSILAEIGSLRQYSAKELSSLSGLAPRIVEFSSSVHSSYLSRRSSGRLRQILYRDLVPGVPKIPLLQEFHQHLIAKSKKKMTARCACIRKMLLMLRSMVVHKTPFDEDFSKNHQRALDFGYTIFCLEYRCSKKYRPDGRNQKQYWIFLNKK
- the cmoB gene encoding tRNA 5-methoxyuridine(34)/uridine 5-oxyacetic acid(34) synthase CmoB yields the protein MNHVHYEDFLAAARNSRLAPWAEELYSHASKGLLAANHGDFPRWLSAFEALPEIHFSEYALDSAVVRAGRPGDLSPEQRNVLTAALQKLHPWRKGPFEIGGVLIDTEWRSDWKWERLRRQIQPLAGRMVLDVGCGSGYHAWRMAGAGAEWVVGIEPALLYVMQFFLLRRWLEPRENVQVLPLGIEMLPPRMRVFDTVFSMGILYHRRSPLDHLLELRQLLRPGGELVLETLVVEGDDDRVLVPEERYARMRNVWFIPALPLLERWLRRCGFSAVRTADISVTSVEEQRSTAWMRFESLADFLNPENPALTVEGYPAPRRAVLLARAD